A region of Candidatus Paceibacterota bacterium DNA encodes the following proteins:
- a CDS encoding putative lipid II flippase FtsW has translation MKTMDRPLLLITVILAVVGFFIFTSASLGLLAREGPRFSSIAFNQIFFGMILGTAALLLTSKIRFRMWKMYAPYIFGLSILATLLVFIPGLGLELHGAKRWVEVFKFSFQPAEILKLGFVIYLAAYLAGARQRLHEYRHGLIPFALILGVPSLILLLQPDTGTVLVIASAATAMYIVAGGKIRDLLILFVIAVLALGALVYQRPYLRDRVESYISPEKHLQESGYQLNQSLIAIGSGGIFGRGFGQSIQKFNYLPEPIGDSIFAVAAEEFGFLGALVLIFLFLAFCFRGLKIASRAPDYFSGLLVVGIVILIVSQSFINIGSMLGVFPLTGLPLLFISHGGTALLFALASVGIVLNISKYQKH, from the coding sequence ATGAAGACTATGGATCGGCCGCTTTTGCTTATCACTGTGATACTCGCGGTGGTCGGTTTCTTTATTTTTACCTCGGCTTCGCTCGGGCTCCTCGCGCGTGAAGGGCCACGCTTTTCTTCTATAGCGTTCAACCAGATATTCTTTGGTATGATATTGGGCACCGCGGCGCTCCTCCTCACTTCAAAGATACGTTTTCGCATGTGGAAGATGTACGCACCGTATATATTCGGTCTCTCGATACTTGCGACCCTCCTTGTGTTTATACCCGGGCTCGGGCTTGAGCTCCATGGCGCAAAGCGCTGGGTTGAAGTATTCAAGTTTTCATTCCAACCCGCTGAGATCCTCAAACTCGGATTTGTTATCTACCTCGCCGCATACCTCGCCGGAGCACGACAAAGGCTTCATGAGTACCGCCACGGGCTCATTCCGTTTGCGCTCATTCTCGGCGTGCCGAGTCTGATCTTACTCCTGCAACCGGACACCGGGACAGTGCTGGTAATCGCGTCAGCCGCCACGGCGATGTACATCGTCGCAGGAGGAAAGATTCGTGATCTCCTTATTCTTTTTGTTATAGCAGTACTCGCGCTCGGAGCGCTTGTGTATCAGCGTCCATACCTACGCGACCGTGTTGAGTCATACATCAGTCCTGAAAAGCACCTACAAGAGTCGGGCTACCAGCTCAATCAGTCACTCATTGCAATTGGCTCCGGTGGCATCTTCGGGCGCGGCTTCGGACAAAGCATCCAAAAGTTCAACTATCTTCCTGAGCCGATAGGGGACTCAATCTTCGCGGTAGCGGCGGAAGAATTCGGCTTCCTCGGGGCGCTGGTGCTTATATTCCTCTTCCTTGCATTTTGCTTCCGGGGACTCAAGATTGCTTCCCGAGCACCAGACTATTTCAGTGGACTCTTGGTTGTGGGTATTGTTATACTGATTGTATCGCAGTCTTTTATCAATATCGGTTCCATGCTTGGCGTTTTCCCGCTGACCGGTTTGCCACTGCTCTTTATCAGTCATGGTGGCACTGCGCTTCTATTCGCTCTTGCATCGGTCGGTATTGTCTTGAATATCTCTAAGTATCAAAAACATTAA
- a CDS encoding DoxX family protein, with amino-acid sequence MKVLTTLVPWAPLVARVLVGGMFVMSGMDKVTNFTAVVAFAGSAGLPSPGVAVAIAIAVEVLAGLSVLLGYRIFWGAVALAVFTVIVSFVFHGDFTDQMQQIIFTKNMGIVATLLYMMRFGSGKLSIEK; translated from the coding sequence ATGAAAGTATTAACTACACTAGTCCCTTGGGCACCACTTGTTGCACGTGTACTCGTCGGCGGTATGTTTGTTATGTCTGGAATGGACAAAGTTACGAACTTTACTGCAGTAGTCGCCTTTGCCGGTTCAGCCGGTCTCCCCTCACCCGGCGTGGCTGTTGCCATTGCAATTGCGGTTGAGGTCCTCGCCGGACTCTCGGTGCTCCTCGGGTATCGGATTTTCTGGGGCGCAGTGGCGCTTGCCGTGTTTACCGTAATTGTCTCATTCGTCTTTCATGGAGACTTCACCGACCAGATGCAGCAGATCATCTTCACCAAGAATATGGGTATTGTCGCGACGCTCCTTTATATGATGCGCTTTGGCTCCGGCAAACTCTCAATTGAGAAGTAA
- a CDS encoding UDP-N-acetylglucosamine--N-acetylmuramyl-(pentapeptide) pyrophosphoryl-undecaprenol N-acetylglucosamine transferase gives MRIVFTGGGTGGHFYPIIAVAEKVRSIAAEQKLLPPKMYYFGPEPFDARALFELDIEHRYSSAGKMRTYPSIWNYIDMAKTLWGAFLALIQLFVIYPDVVFSKGGYASFPTVFAARLLRIPVVVHESDAVMGRANAWAAKFADSIAISYPGVAKEFGDERVALTGNPIREDLFRPEKEGAFEYLNLEPSVPVILILGGSQGAQAINDTVIDALAELLPRFQVIHQTGEKNLESVERRASVLLADPQQKRRYHTFGLLNTLALRMAYGAADLVISRAGSGGIFETAAAHKPSIIIPIPRDISRDQSTNAFSYARSGAAIVIEQNNLTPHLLSSEIIRLFDNPDEMEKMGKAAEGFARSDAANVIAKKLVNIGIEHEN, from the coding sequence ATGCGTATTGTCTTTACAGGAGGAGGAACCGGCGGACATTTCTACCCAATCATCGCAGTGGCTGAGAAGGTGCGCTCGATCGCAGCTGAGCAGAAACTCTTGCCCCCAAAGATGTACTACTTCGGACCAGAACCGTTTGACGCACGAGCGCTTTTTGAACTCGACATCGAACACCGCTACAGTAGCGCCGGCAAGATGCGCACATACCCGTCGATCTGGAATTATATCGATATGGCAAAGACGCTCTGGGGTGCCTTTCTCGCGCTTATACAGCTTTTTGTTATCTATCCGGATGTCGTCTTCAGCAAGGGAGGGTATGCGAGTTTCCCAACGGTATTTGCGGCACGCCTCCTGCGCATCCCGGTGGTGGTACACGAGTCAGACGCAGTGATGGGGCGGGCAAATGCCTGGGCGGCAAAATTCGCAGACAGTATCGCCATCTCATACCCCGGTGTCGCAAAAGAGTTCGGCGACGAGCGCGTGGCGCTCACCGGTAACCCAATCAGAGAGGATCTTTTCCGCCCAGAGAAGGAGGGTGCCTTTGAGTATCTTAATCTCGAACCAAGTGTTCCGGTTATTCTCATTCTCGGTGGCTCGCAAGGTGCACAAGCGATAAATGACACGGTCATCGACGCGCTCGCCGAGCTTCTGCCGCGCTTCCAAGTAATCCATCAGACCGGTGAGAAGAATCTTGAGAGTGTGGAGCGTCGTGCATCGGTGCTCCTAGCTGACCCTCAACAGAAGAGGCGCTACCACACCTTTGGTCTCTTAAACACGCTCGCGCTCCGCATGGCCTACGGCGCTGCAGACCTTGTTATATCTCGCGCCGGTTCAGGTGGAATTTTCGAAACCGCAGCAGCGCACAAACCAAGTATCATTATCCCGATACCACGAGACATCTCACGTGACCAAAGCACGAACGCGTTCTCATATGCGCGCTCCGGTGCCGCCATCGTGATTGAGCAAAACAATCTCACGCCACATCTGCTCTCAAGCGAGATAATCCGACTCTTCGATAATCCTGATGAAATGGAGAAGATGGGGAAGGCTGCTGAAGGATTCGCGCGATCAGACGCCGCCAATGTTATCGCGAAGAAGTTGGTCAACATCGGTATTGAGCACGAAAACTAG
- a CDS encoding SMC-Scp complex subunit ScpB, with the protein MNESLSAQLEAVLFFKNEPLKKTWLAKTLGKTESEIDAGVATLKEQLSGRGITLMEKDGEIALRTAPAYSESLMDIRKDELARDLGKAGLETLSIILYRGPVTRADIDYIRGVNSTFILRSMLIRGLVEKVTNPKDARAYLYQPTFELLSYLGVSSVEELPEYQEVRAEITVFETQKEEKEEQAA; encoded by the coding sequence ATGAACGAAAGTCTCTCAGCACAACTCGAAGCAGTACTCTTCTTTAAGAATGAACCCTTGAAGAAGACTTGGCTCGCAAAAACCCTCGGCAAGACCGAAAGCGAGATTGACGCCGGAGTCGCAACGCTCAAAGAACAGCTTTCCGGTCGGGGTATCACCCTTATGGAGAAAGATGGGGAAATAGCGCTCCGTACCGCACCCGCGTACAGTGAGTCGCTTATGGATATCCGTAAAGACGAACTTGCGCGTGACCTCGGTAAGGCTGGCCTTGAGACACTCTCGATCATCCTCTATCGCGGTCCGGTAACCCGCGCAGACATCGACTACATCCGCGGTGTGAACTCCACTTTTATCCTGCGAAGCATGCTCATCCGCGGACTTGTAGAGAAGGTCACCAACCCGAAAGACGCCCGTGCGTACTTGTACCAGCCGACCTTTGAGCTTCTCTCATACCTGGGAGTATCTTCCGTGGAAGAGTTGCCCGAGTATCAGGAGGTGCGTGCAGAGATTACTGTATTTGAGACGCAGAAAGAAGAAAAGGAAGAGCAAGCAGCATAA
- a CDS encoding DUF378 domain-containing protein gives MLNKAAWLLVVIGALNWLLFALTGADVGSWVGGMDGTIAKVIYILVGLSGVWMIVSKFMGGGSDMNTGGQQM, from the coding sequence ATGCTCAATAAAGCTGCGTGGCTTCTCGTCGTCATTGGCGCACTCAACTGGCTCCTCTTCGCTCTTACCGGAGCTGATGTTGGATCATGGGTTGGTGGCATGGACGGAACCATTGCAAAAGTCATCTACATCCTCGTAGGACTCTCAGGAGTATGGATGATCGTCTCAAAATTCATGGGAGGCGGATCAGACATGAATACGGGTGGTCAGCAGATGTAA
- a CDS encoding serine hydrolase, whose product MEDLQTQNNIPEDNTPEAPQERASEETIIDPQTLLRVGLLGIVLVIIVYTFGERALPRFFSTAAVVVSDTQIEEAIDPFTLINIEASAAYVYDFSNDEVLFAKNESAQLPLASLTKVMTALVASEKVSADTAIVLSDKSIAVDGDSGLKAGEVWNFKDLLDYTLVVSSNDGAHAIAGVAGSFERSTQANEKDSHAAFVELMNATAQELGLLQTYFINESGLDTNTEVSGGYGSAQDMATLLSFVVSERPHLLEATSFNTLQFASEDGFIYNATNTNAAIGVIPGIIASKTGYTELAGGNLMVAFDAGINRPIVAIVLGSSFDGRFSDMEQLVNATLTKIIQ is encoded by the coding sequence ATGGAAGACCTACAGACACAAAACAATATCCCGGAAGACAATACCCCAGAAGCACCGCAGGAGCGCGCATCTGAGGAGACGATTATCGACCCACAGACACTGCTTCGCGTAGGCTTGCTCGGAATCGTGCTCGTTATCATCGTGTACACCTTTGGTGAGCGAGCGCTTCCGCGCTTCTTTTCAACGGCAGCGGTTGTAGTGTCTGATACGCAGATAGAGGAAGCGATCGACCCTTTTACTCTCATCAACATCGAAGCCTCTGCCGCATATGTATATGACTTCTCAAATGACGAAGTGCTCTTCGCGAAAAATGAGTCTGCACAGCTCCCGCTCGCGTCTCTTACCAAGGTCATGACCGCGCTCGTAGCTTCTGAGAAAGTCTCAGCAGATACCGCGATCGTACTAAGTGATAAATCAATCGCAGTTGACGGTGATAGCGGTCTTAAGGCAGGGGAGGTGTGGAACTTTAAAGATCTCCTCGACTATACACTCGTCGTCTCTTCCAACGATGGCGCACACGCGATTGCCGGTGTGGCAGGCTCGTTTGAACGATCCACACAAGCCAATGAGAAAGACTCACATGCGGCTTTCGTCGAGCTTATGAATGCAACAGCTCAAGAACTTGGGTTATTGCAGACCTACTTTATTAATGAAAGCGGACTTGATACGAATACCGAGGTGAGTGGGGGCTATGGCTCCGCGCAAGATATGGCGACGTTGCTTTCGTTTGTTGTGAGTGAGCGACCACATCTTCTCGAGGCAACCTCTTTTAATACTCTTCAGTTTGCTTCAGAGGACGGGTTCATCTACAATGCGACAAATACAAATGCCGCGATTGGTGTCATCCCGGGAATCATCGCCTCAAAGACCGGATATACCGAACTTGCTGGCGGTAACCTCATGGTTGCATTTGATGCGGGAATCAATCGACCTATTGTTGCGATTGTCCTCGGGTCGAGCTTTGACGGGCGGTTTAGCGATATGGAGCAACTCGTGAACGCGACACTTACTAAAATAATCCAGTAA
- a CDS encoding leucyl aminopeptidase, protein MKITVTAKKASTRPKGVVRITLSEKGQTKFIEADGVTELRIKVGAIKKDERRKFVKAVRRVVRTAQQYQCEKVAIDLNEFTRFTDLSGKELGSTITQNLVMAAYEFRKFKTKPKDGWKDIKELFFASVSAKTVSEGAQEGIVIGEMVDECRTIANTPGGDMTPTSLAAEAKRLAKGTGASVRVLGRRDMERLSMGAILGVAKGSVEEPKFIIMEYKGGKKSERPVVLVGKGVTYDTGGINLKPSSALLGMHFDMSGGSAVMATVALVAKLKLKKNVIGLIPSVENMASGSAVRPGDVLTTMSGKTVEVLNTDAEGRLILADALTYAKRYNPKHVIDVATLTGASLVALGQHTSVVMSRDDAFASRLIELGEKSGDYLWRLPLWEEYEEEVRGQVADIANLSTKNPQYGGAINGGIFLLQFAKDFIKDCSWAHIDIAPRMTTIPSDNLATGAAGEPVRLLTRFIADLT, encoded by the coding sequence ATGAAGATCACAGTCACCGCAAAGAAAGCATCGACGCGCCCGAAGGGCGTTGTTCGTATTACGCTCTCTGAGAAAGGGCAGACTAAGTTCATCGAAGCAGACGGAGTGACCGAATTGCGCATTAAGGTTGGTGCGATCAAGAAAGACGAGCGACGAAAGTTCGTAAAAGCGGTGCGCCGTGTGGTGCGCACCGCACAGCAGTACCAGTGCGAGAAAGTTGCTATCGACCTCAATGAGTTCACCCGCTTCACTGACCTCTCCGGCAAAGAGCTCGGCTCGACCATCACTCAGAACCTCGTCATGGCCGCCTATGAGTTCCGTAAATTCAAAACCAAACCTAAAGATGGATGGAAAGATATTAAGGAACTCTTCTTCGCTAGCGTCTCCGCGAAGACAGTGTCTGAAGGAGCCCAAGAGGGTATCGTGATTGGGGAGATGGTAGATGAGTGTCGCACGATTGCAAACACGCCGGGAGGAGATATGACTCCAACATCGCTTGCCGCAGAAGCAAAACGACTGGCGAAGGGTACCGGGGCTTCTGTGCGTGTGCTTGGTAGACGCGATATGGAGCGTCTTTCCATGGGAGCAATTCTTGGTGTTGCAAAAGGTTCTGTCGAAGAGCCTAAGTTCATCATCATGGAATACAAAGGGGGGAAGAAGTCTGAACGTCCAGTGGTACTTGTTGGGAAGGGGGTCACCTATGACACCGGTGGCATCAACCTCAAACCCTCATCTGCGCTTCTTGGGATGCACTTTGATATGTCCGGAGGATCAGCGGTCATGGCAACAGTTGCGCTTGTGGCAAAGCTCAAGCTCAAGAAGAATGTCATCGGACTTATTCCGTCGGTTGAGAATATGGCGTCCGGAAGCGCGGTGCGCCCCGGAGACGTGCTTACCACTATGTCAGGAAAGACGGTTGAGGTCCTCAACACTGACGCCGAGGGGCGTCTCATTCTCGCTGACGCGCTCACCTACGCGAAGCGTTATAACCCAAAGCACGTAATCGATGTCGCCACACTTACCGGGGCATCACTTGTCGCGCTCGGACAACATACCTCAGTGGTGATGTCTCGCGATGACGCGTTTGCCTCGAGGCTTATTGAGCTCGGCGAAAAATCAGGTGACTACCTCTGGCGACTGCCGCTCTGGGAAGAATATGAAGAAGAGGTGCGCGGCCAAGTTGCTGACATCGCAAACTTGAGCACTAAGAACCCGCAGTATGGTGGTGCCATCAATGGCGGCATTTTCCTACTTCAGTTTGCAAAAGATTTCATAAAGGATTGCTCGTGGGCACACATCGACATCGCCCCGCGTATGACCACGATTCCGAGCGACAACCTTGCCACTGGTGCGGCGGGGGAGCCGGTGCGGCTCTTGACCCGCTTCATAGCTGACCTTACATAA
- the gltX gene encoding glutamate--tRNA ligase translates to MFFLKKLFSSKKMVTRIAPSPTGLFHVGTARSALFNYLVAKKYGGEFIVRIEDTDRERSKPEYEKDILDGMEWLGLSWDALYRQSERTDIYTKYLKKLIRSGHAYISKEESKTKPGETVEVVRLKNPGEDVTFTDQIRGEITFNTAELGDFVIAKSLTEPLYHLAVVVDDFEMGVTDVIRGEDHVSNTPRQILIQRALGIKQPKYAHIPLILASDRSKLSKRKGATSITEYRKLGYLPEALVNYLALLGWNPGTEKEVYTLDELVCDFSLEQVQKGGAIFDTQKLNWFNKEHVRGLPHEKLLSLIESALPKRVKELPQYSKERLDKASKVFIERVESLSELTELAEAGEFDYFFDTPKMEAKLSWKDDPIEKSTGNLSGVLERIDVVPENTFTASSVKEAVWDFAGEQGRGSVLWPMRVALSGKDKSPDPFELSEILGKDETSKRLRDAYENRL, encoded by the coding sequence ATGTTTTTTCTAAAGAAACTATTTTCATCTAAAAAAATGGTCACGCGCATCGCACCAAGTCCGACTGGGCTTTTCCATGTGGGAACGGCACGCTCAGCACTCTTTAATTATCTTGTTGCTAAAAAATATGGAGGTGAGTTTATCGTGCGCATTGAAGACACTGACCGAGAACGCAGTAAGCCCGAATACGAGAAAGATATCCTTGATGGCATGGAATGGCTCGGACTTTCATGGGACGCGCTCTATCGCCAGTCTGAACGGACCGATATTTACACGAAATATCTTAAAAAACTCATCAGGAGTGGTCATGCGTATATCTCTAAAGAAGAAAGTAAAACAAAGCCGGGGGAGACAGTCGAAGTGGTGCGGCTCAAGAACCCCGGTGAAGACGTTACTTTTACCGACCAGATCCGCGGGGAGATAACGTTCAATACTGCCGAGCTAGGGGATTTTGTCATTGCGAAGTCACTCACCGAGCCGCTCTATCATCTTGCGGTTGTTGTTGACGACTTTGAAATGGGAGTGACCGACGTGATCCGCGGAGAAGACCATGTCTCAAACACCCCACGACAGATCCTTATCCAGCGCGCTCTGGGCATCAAGCAACCAAAATATGCCCATATTCCACTCATTTTGGCCTCAGATCGCTCAAAACTCTCTAAACGGAAGGGAGCAACCTCTATCACCGAATACCGCAAATTAGGCTACCTCCCCGAAGCGCTTGTGAACTACCTTGCGCTCCTTGGCTGGAATCCGGGAACCGAGAAAGAGGTCTACACGCTCGACGAGCTTGTGTGTGACTTCTCACTTGAACAGGTGCAGAAAGGTGGTGCTATATTTGATACCCAAAAACTTAACTGGTTCAACAAAGAACACGTCAGGGGGTTGCCGCACGAAAAACTTCTCTCGCTAATCGAGAGCGCTCTCCCGAAGCGTGTGAAGGAACTGCCACAATACTCAAAAGAACGCTTAGATAAAGCGAGCAAGGTGTTCATTGAACGTGTTGAGTCTCTCAGTGAACTCACCGAGCTCGCTGAAGCAGGGGAGTTTGATTACTTTTTTGACACCCCCAAGATGGAAGCAAAACTCTCTTGGAAAGATGACCCAATAGAGAAGAGTACTGGGAACCTCAGCGGTGTGCTTGAGCGTATTGATGTGGTTCCAGAAAACACATTCACCGCTAGCTCAGTAAAGGAAGCTGTTTGGGATTTTGCGGGAGAGCAGGGGAGGGGGTCAGTGCTCTGGCCGATGCGTGTCGCGCTCTCAGGAAAAGATAAATCTCCCGACCCATTTGAGCTCTCTGAGATACTCGGGAAGGATGAGACAAGTAAGCGCTTGCGAGACGCGTATGAAAATAGACTTTAA
- a CDS encoding TIGR00730 family Rossman fold protein, translating into MDGKKIKREGEEELKICAINRLKYPRNGEEESIAERVGRIAIEFTEGLKILEKYDLAATFFGSSRSLPDSEEYQLATELSGRLSRSGFAIITGGAAGIMEAANKGAYDAGGHSVGMNISLPQEQSANHYTTEAKDFHYFFSRKVMLTFASEIYIYFPGGFGTLDEFFEIVTLVQTRKIEPIPIILFGKEYWTPLVTLLKEELLEKHQTISPGDMNLFTIVDSVDEAYEAIMDKVCV; encoded by the coding sequence ATGGATGGAAAAAAGATAAAACGAGAAGGGGAAGAGGAGCTAAAGATCTGCGCAATCAATCGACTGAAATACCCGCGCAACGGAGAAGAAGAGTCTATCGCTGAGCGAGTCGGAAGGATCGCTATCGAATTCACTGAAGGACTAAAGATACTTGAAAAGTATGACCTAGCAGCAACTTTCTTCGGGTCTTCTCGTAGCCTACCAGACAGTGAAGAGTACCAGTTAGCGACAGAACTTTCCGGTCGGCTTTCACGTTCGGGGTTCGCAATCATCACCGGTGGCGCAGCCGGCATCATGGAAGCTGCCAACAAAGGGGCTTATGACGCAGGCGGGCACTCGGTTGGTATGAATATCTCTCTCCCGCAGGAACAGTCAGCAAACCACTACACCACTGAAGCAAAGGATTTCCATTATTTCTTTTCACGAAAAGTAATGCTTACATTTGCGTCAGAAATATACATCTATTTTCCCGGTGGTTTTGGTACACTTGATGAATTCTTTGAGATCGTCACATTGGTGCAGACACGAAAGATCGAGCCGATCCCGATTATTCTCTTTGGTAAAGAGTATTGGACGCCATTAGTGACTTTGCTTAAGGAAGAGCTCTTGGAGAAACACCAGACCATATCTCCGGGTGACATGAACCTCTTTACCATTGTTGATTCGGTGGATGAGGCGTATGAGGCTATCATGGACAAGGTGTGTGTATAA
- a CDS encoding segregation/condensation protein A: MDEEFKIKIEGFEGPLDLLLSLIEKRKLPINDVSLAAVTDEYIQFIERQKDFPLSQASHFVLIASTLLLIKSKSLLPTLNLTEEEEEDIEKLEERLKLYKRTKELSVHISERFGKRVLLSAQDSKSFEPVFSPPQDATLASLGEAVAHVIAALPKVKAVPEAIVKKVVSLEEMIDNLTDRVTKNLRMSFFDFSKAGKSIDKEEKVEVIVGFLALLELVKQGIINATQENKFSDITMETDTVGIPKYE; encoded by the coding sequence ATGGACGAGGAGTTTAAGATAAAAATCGAAGGGTTTGAAGGTCCGCTGGACCTTTTGCTTTCCCTTATTGAAAAGCGCAAGCTCCCAATCAATGACGTATCGCTGGCAGCGGTGACCGACGAGTATATTCAGTTCATTGAGAGACAGAAAGACTTTCCACTCTCACAAGCATCACACTTTGTACTCATTGCCTCGACACTCCTCCTTATCAAATCAAAGTCGCTTCTCCCAACACTCAACCTTACCGAAGAAGAGGAAGAGGACATCGAGAAACTTGAAGAGCGCCTCAAGCTCTACAAGCGCACCAAGGAACTGTCCGTGCATATCTCGGAGCGTTTTGGGAAACGTGTATTGCTCAGTGCACAGGACAGTAAATCGTTTGAGCCGGTCTTCTCCCCACCTCAAGATGCAACACTCGCCTCACTTGGCGAGGCTGTGGCACATGTCATCGCGGCGCTTCCTAAGGTAAAAGCGGTTCCCGAGGCAATCGTTAAGAAAGTCGTGAGCCTTGAAGAGATGATCGACAACCTCACCGATAGGGTCACAAAGAACCTCCGCATGAGCTTCTTTGACTTCTCGAAGGCCGGTAAATCCATCGACAAGGAAGAGAAGGTCGAGGTTATTGTGGGATTCTTGGCTCTGCTTGAGTTGGTAAAACAGGGTATAATAAATGCAACACAAGAGAATAAATTCTCAGATATAACCATGGAGACCGACACTGTCGGTATTCCTAAGTATGAGTAA
- a CDS encoding peptidoglycan DD-metalloendopeptidase family protein gives MRQVSACETRMKIDFNITQTLLAILMLASFGVGASFVSAQSVDELKGQITDYNTKIAELEAEIAKYEAQLSEIGGEKQTLQKAVDELRVSRKKLLTNIQITQNRIYSTTLQIEELGGEIVDKHSRIENGAEAVARSLRHINELESQSMIEAVLGHDTLNEFWDDLETIQQFQTRIAAEVRELIRLKTELETTKKASERKKAELTNYNTELSGQRVVLEGTLSETSVKFKRTAQKESEYQALLNEKIEAREKFESELRDIESQLRVIIDPSSIPPIGAGVLRWPFSESYMSKCPSYEGYLGNIYCITQYFGNTPFASKNPQVYNGGGHSGVDFRASTGTKVQAALAGTVVETGDTDLQRGCYSYGKWVLIKHNNGLSTLYAHLSHISVRAGKGVGTGEVIGFSGNTGYSTGPHLHFSVFASQGVQVVRLGDVKKITNCSDARIPVAPHDAYLNPLSYL, from the coding sequence ATGAGACAAGTAAGCGCTTGCGAGACGCGTATGAAAATAGACTTTAATATTACACAAACCCTGCTTGCGATACTCATGCTGGCATCCTTTGGTGTTGGTGCTTCGTTCGTGTCCGCACAAAGTGTGGATGAGCTTAAGGGGCAAATCACTGATTACAACACGAAGATCGCTGAGCTTGAAGCCGAGATCGCCAAGTATGAAGCACAGCTTTCCGAGATTGGCGGAGAGAAACAAACACTTCAAAAAGCTGTTGATGAACTCCGCGTGTCCCGCAAGAAGCTTCTCACCAATATACAGATCACGCAGAACCGCATCTACTCAACCACACTCCAGATCGAGGAGTTGGGAGGCGAGATTGTCGACAAACACAGCAGAATCGAGAACGGGGCAGAGGCGGTCGCGCGTTCTCTTCGTCACATCAATGAACTTGAGTCACAGTCGATGATTGAAGCGGTACTCGGACACGATACTCTTAACGAATTCTGGGATGATCTTGAGACCATCCAACAGTTCCAAACCAGGATCGCTGCCGAGGTGCGGGAACTCATTAGGCTTAAGACGGAGCTTGAGACAACGAAGAAAGCGTCTGAGCGAAAAAAGGCTGAGCTGACGAATTACAATACCGAACTCTCAGGACAAAGAGTGGTACTCGAAGGCACGCTCTCTGAGACAAGCGTAAAGTTTAAGAGAACCGCACAAAAAGAGTCCGAGTACCAAGCGCTTCTCAATGAGAAAATAGAAGCTCGCGAGAAATTTGAGAGCGAACTCCGCGATATCGAGTCACAGCTGCGCGTCATTATCGACCCGAGTAGCATCCCACCAATCGGCGCTGGGGTGCTTCGCTGGCCGTTTAGTGAATCATATATGTCAAAGTGTCCTTCGTATGAAGGTTACCTTGGCAATATCTATTGTATTACCCAGTACTTTGGCAACACGCCATTTGCATCAAAGAACCCACAAGTCTACAACGGAGGAGGACACAGCGGTGTCGACTTCCGCGCCTCAACCGGAACCAAGGTACAAGCAGCACTCGCCGGTACTGTCGTTGAAACCGGAGACACCGACCTACAACGCGGTTGTTATTCATATGGAAAATGGGTCCTTATTAAACACAACAACGGACTCTCGACACTCTACGCACACCTCTCACACATCTCCGTGCGTGCGGGAAAAGGAGTCGGAACTGGAGAAGTGATTGGCTTTAGCGGAAACACCGGTTACTCAACCGGCCCACACCTCCACTTTAGTGTCTTTGCGAGTCAGGGTGTCCAAGTAGTACGCCTCGGAGACGTGAAGAAAATCACCAACTGTAGTGATGCACGCATACCAGTTGCGCCACATGACGCGTATCTTAATCCGCTTTCATATCTCTAG